A single Cannabis sativa cultivar Pink pepper isolate KNU-18-1 chromosome 7, ASM2916894v1, whole genome shotgun sequence DNA region contains:
- the LOC115698166 gene encoding uncharacterized protein LOC115698166 isoform X1, which yields MFGFQTTLPPVPHLIFHHLQIPSFHLRFSIFRSVSICGCLEYRHFIKMQKNHDISMPWNKSSSISHIDSLPKLNSLGALHINGTDFGKWPHQSLVGINSSANQSLLEEVLAINWNDSFKSLSSKEIKERKRREKIGLANKGKVPWNKGRKHSEETRARIKQRTIEALNNPKVRKKMAEHPRAHSDQVKAKIGSSLRRVWSKRLKWKRSRDNFFHSWAKSIAEAAKIGGHGEEELDWESYNKIKQEIVDKQFRLAEEKIKAKELAKMEKASQVMAKRMEKLARMRELREERIKEKKEQEKVKRKLNQAKRDSTKKLKLQQKLSQIRQKIPLNGQVSNRRDGGATLNIPAWEKLDLKLLKSEVLQKEVSFAEQLKAAKNKKVEFSTTESLY from the exons ATGTTTGGTTTCCAGACCACACTTCCACCGGTACCTCACCTTATCTTCCACCACCTTCAAATCCCATCTTTTCATCT GAGATTTTCGATTTTTCGATCTGTTTCCATTTGTGGATGCTTGGAGTACAGACACTTTATCAAAATGCAGAAGAATCATGATATATCTATGCCTTGGAACAAGTCTTCATCAATTTCCCATATTGATTCCTTACCTAAACTTAACTCATTAGGAGCATTGCACATTAATGGCACTGATTTCGGTAAGTGGCCTCATCAGTCATTGGTTGGCATAAACTCTTCTGCAAACCAAAGTTTGCTTGAAGAAGTTCTAGCAATTAATTGGAATGATTCTTTCAAAAGTCTTAGTAGTAAAGAGATTAAGGAAAGGAAAAGGCGAGAAAAGATCGGATTAGCAAACAAAGGGAAAGTGCCTTGGAACAAAGGGAGGAAACATAGTGAAG AGACTCGTGCTCGAATCAAGCAAAGAACTATAGAAGCCTTGAATAATCCAAAG GTCCGGAAAAAGATGGCCGAACATCCCCGTGCTCATAG TGATCAGGTCAAGGCTAAGATAGGATCTTCGCTTAGACGAGTTTGGTCAAAGCGTTTGAAATGGAAACGATCAagagataatttttttcattcttGGGCGAAAAGCATAGCCGAGGCAGCTAAAATCGGAGGACATGGAGAAGAAGAGTTAGATTGGGAAAgctacaacaaaataaaacaagaaATAGTTGATAAACAATTTCGTTTGGCCGAAGAAAAGATTAAGGCGAAGGAGTTGGCAAAGATGGAGAAAGCATCACAAGTGATGGCGAAAAGGATGGAAAAGCTTGCTCGGATGAGAGAATTGCGCGAAGAGAGGATTAAAGAGAAGAAAGAACAAGAAAAGGTAAAAAGAAAACTAAACCAAGCCAAAAGAGATTCAACAAAAAAGTTGAAACTTCAACAGAAATTAAGCCAG ATTCGCCAGAAGATTCCACTTAACGGTCAAGTCTCTAATCGAAGAGACGGAGGAGCTACTTTGAACATTCCAGCATGGGAGAAATTGgatttaaaactcttaaagaGTGAAGTTTTGCAAAAAGAAGTTTCTTTCGCCGAACAGTTAAAAGCCGCGAAGAACAAAAAAGTGGAATTTTCAACTACAGAATCTCTCTATTAG
- the LOC115698278 gene encoding uncharacterized protein LOC115698278, translating to MVTKLRWGELEEDDGEDLDFLLPPRQVIGPDENGIKKVVEYKFNDEGNKVKITTITRTRKLANARLSKRAVERRSWPKFGDAVKEEVGSKLTVVSTEEIILERPRALGSKGEEAKNSGDPLSAKGGAVLMVCRTCGKKGDHWTSRCPYKDLAAPSEVFVDNKAGPSDGAAPGAAPSSGKGTYVPPGMRGGAVAERGGTDMRRRNDENSVRVTNLSEDTREPDLLELFRPFGAVSRVYVAVDQKTGMSRGFGFVNFVNREDAQRAINKLNGYGYDNLILRVEWATPRTN from the exons ATGGTGACCAAGCTTAGGTGGGGAGAGCTCGAAGAAGATGATGGCGAAGACCTTGACTTTCTCTTGCCGCCTCGTCAGGTCATTGGACCCGATGAGAACGGAATCAAGAAGGTTGTTGAATACAAATTCAATGACGAGGGTAATAAGGTTAAGATCACCACTATCACAAGAACTAGAAAGCTAGCCAATGCTCGTCTCAGCAAGCGGGCTGTAGAGCGTCGCTCCTGGCCCAAGTTTGGTGACGCGGTGAAGGAAGAAGTTGGCAGCAAGCTCACCGTGGTATCCACTGAGGAGATCATCCTCGAGCGACCTAGGGCTCTCG gtAGCAAGGGGGAAGAAGCTAAGAATTCCGGGGATCCATTGAGTGCGAAAGGCGGTGCTGTTCTCATGGTTTGTAGAACATGTGGTAAGAAAGGTGACCATTGGACTTCGAGATGCCCTTACAAGGATCTCGCAGCCCCATCTGAAGTGTTTGTTGATAATAAGGCTGGTCCATCCGATGGAGCGGCTCCAGGAGCCGCTCCTAGTTCAGGGAAGGGAACTTATGTTCCTCCTGGTATGAGAGGAGGAGCAGTGGCAGAGAGAGGCGGCACTGATATGAGACGAAGGAACGATGAGAACTCTGTTCGGGTCACAAACCTTTCGGAAGATACTCGTGAGCCTGACTTGCTTGAGCTCTTCCGACCTTTCGGTGCTGTGAGCCGTGTTTACGTTGCTGTGGATCAAAAGACTGGAATGAGCAGAGGTTTCGGGTTTGTTAACTTTGTTAATCGCGAAGATGCTCAGCGAGCCATTAATAAACTCAATGGATATGGTTATGATAATCTTATCCTTCGAGTCGAATGGGCTACCCCAAGAACAAACTAG
- the LOC115698166 gene encoding stress response protein NST1 isoform X3 produces MQKNHDISMPWNKSSSISHIDSLPKLNSLGALHINGTDFGKWPHQSLVGINSSANQSLLEEVLAINWNDSFKSLSSKEIKERKRREKIGLANKGKVPWNKGRKHSEETRARIKQRTIEALNNPKVRKKMAEHPRAHSDQVKAKIGSSLRRVWSKRLKWKRSRDNFFHSWAKSIAEAAKIGGHGEEELDWESYNKIKQEIVDKQFRLAEEKIKAKELAKMEKASQVMAKRMEKLARMRELREERIKEKKEQEKVKRKLNQAKRDSTKKLKLQQKLSQIRQKIPLNGQVSNRRDGGATLNIPAWEKLDLKLLKSEVLQKEVSFAEQLKAAKNKKVEFSTTESLY; encoded by the exons ATGCAGAAGAATCATGATATATCTATGCCTTGGAACAAGTCTTCATCAATTTCCCATATTGATTCCTTACCTAAACTTAACTCATTAGGAGCATTGCACATTAATGGCACTGATTTCGGTAAGTGGCCTCATCAGTCATTGGTTGGCATAAACTCTTCTGCAAACCAAAGTTTGCTTGAAGAAGTTCTAGCAATTAATTGGAATGATTCTTTCAAAAGTCTTAGTAGTAAAGAGATTAAGGAAAGGAAAAGGCGAGAAAAGATCGGATTAGCAAACAAAGGGAAAGTGCCTTGGAACAAAGGGAGGAAACATAGTGAAG AGACTCGTGCTCGAATCAAGCAAAGAACTATAGAAGCCTTGAATAATCCAAAG GTCCGGAAAAAGATGGCCGAACATCCCCGTGCTCATAG TGATCAGGTCAAGGCTAAGATAGGATCTTCGCTTAGACGAGTTTGGTCAAAGCGTTTGAAATGGAAACGATCAagagataatttttttcattcttGGGCGAAAAGCATAGCCGAGGCAGCTAAAATCGGAGGACATGGAGAAGAAGAGTTAGATTGGGAAAgctacaacaaaataaaacaagaaATAGTTGATAAACAATTTCGTTTGGCCGAAGAAAAGATTAAGGCGAAGGAGTTGGCAAAGATGGAGAAAGCATCACAAGTGATGGCGAAAAGGATGGAAAAGCTTGCTCGGATGAGAGAATTGCGCGAAGAGAGGATTAAAGAGAAGAAAGAACAAGAAAAGGTAAAAAGAAAACTAAACCAAGCCAAAAGAGATTCAACAAAAAAGTTGAAACTTCAACAGAAATTAAGCCAG ATTCGCCAGAAGATTCCACTTAACGGTCAAGTCTCTAATCGAAGAGACGGAGGAGCTACTTTGAACATTCCAGCATGGGAGAAATTGgatttaaaactcttaaagaGTGAAGTTTTGCAAAAAGAAGTTTCTTTCGCCGAACAGTTAAAAGCCGCGAAGAACAAAAAAGTGGAATTTTCAACTACAGAATCTCTCTATTAG
- the LOC115698166 gene encoding stress response protein NST1 isoform X2 encodes MRFSIFRSVSICGCLEYRHFIKMQKNHDISMPWNKSSSISHIDSLPKLNSLGALHINGTDFGKWPHQSLVGINSSANQSLLEEVLAINWNDSFKSLSSKEIKERKRREKIGLANKGKVPWNKGRKHSEETRARIKQRTIEALNNPKVRKKMAEHPRAHSDQVKAKIGSSLRRVWSKRLKWKRSRDNFFHSWAKSIAEAAKIGGHGEEELDWESYNKIKQEIVDKQFRLAEEKIKAKELAKMEKASQVMAKRMEKLARMRELREERIKEKKEQEKVKRKLNQAKRDSTKKLKLQQKLSQIRQKIPLNGQVSNRRDGGATLNIPAWEKLDLKLLKSEVLQKEVSFAEQLKAAKNKKVEFSTTESLY; translated from the exons AT GAGATTTTCGATTTTTCGATCTGTTTCCATTTGTGGATGCTTGGAGTACAGACACTTTATCAAAATGCAGAAGAATCATGATATATCTATGCCTTGGAACAAGTCTTCATCAATTTCCCATATTGATTCCTTACCTAAACTTAACTCATTAGGAGCATTGCACATTAATGGCACTGATTTCGGTAAGTGGCCTCATCAGTCATTGGTTGGCATAAACTCTTCTGCAAACCAAAGTTTGCTTGAAGAAGTTCTAGCAATTAATTGGAATGATTCTTTCAAAAGTCTTAGTAGTAAAGAGATTAAGGAAAGGAAAAGGCGAGAAAAGATCGGATTAGCAAACAAAGGGAAAGTGCCTTGGAACAAAGGGAGGAAACATAGTGAAG AGACTCGTGCTCGAATCAAGCAAAGAACTATAGAAGCCTTGAATAATCCAAAG GTCCGGAAAAAGATGGCCGAACATCCCCGTGCTCATAG TGATCAGGTCAAGGCTAAGATAGGATCTTCGCTTAGACGAGTTTGGTCAAAGCGTTTGAAATGGAAACGATCAagagataatttttttcattcttGGGCGAAAAGCATAGCCGAGGCAGCTAAAATCGGAGGACATGGAGAAGAAGAGTTAGATTGGGAAAgctacaacaaaataaaacaagaaATAGTTGATAAACAATTTCGTTTGGCCGAAGAAAAGATTAAGGCGAAGGAGTTGGCAAAGATGGAGAAAGCATCACAAGTGATGGCGAAAAGGATGGAAAAGCTTGCTCGGATGAGAGAATTGCGCGAAGAGAGGATTAAAGAGAAGAAAGAACAAGAAAAGGTAAAAAGAAAACTAAACCAAGCCAAAAGAGATTCAACAAAAAAGTTGAAACTTCAACAGAAATTAAGCCAG ATTCGCCAGAAGATTCCACTTAACGGTCAAGTCTCTAATCGAAGAGACGGAGGAGCTACTTTGAACATTCCAGCATGGGAGAAATTGgatttaaaactcttaaagaGTGAAGTTTTGCAAAAAGAAGTTTCTTTCGCCGAACAGTTAAAAGCCGCGAAGAACAAAAAAGTGGAATTTTCAACTACAGAATCTCTCTATTAG